A region from the Panicum hallii strain FIL2 chromosome 1, PHallii_v3.1, whole genome shotgun sequence genome encodes:
- the LOC112895895 gene encoding uncharacterized protein LOC112895895, which produces MDGYPMPVADLLVDTAVGHKVISFMDGNAGYNQIFMAEEDIHKTTFRCPGHVGLYEWIVMTFGLKNAGATYQRAMNYIFHELIGKIVEIYIDDVVVKSVGYQEHLVDLHRTLECTRKHGLKMKPNKCAFGVSAGQFLGFIVHERGIEISQKTITAINKVEAPKTKVELQSFIGKINFIRRFISNLSGKILLFSSLLKLKADQEFVWGEEQQKVLDGIKHYLTNPPVLVLPQRHKPFKLYLSADEHAIGSALIQEFEEFDLRHESAKAVKGQVMADFVVQHCGSESAVVDLAPWTLFFDGSSCGVGSGISVVLISPRGATFKFSFPIEASATNNQAKYRAILKGIRLLKEIKADVVEIFGDSMLVVNQLIGEYECKDDILRIYHEECLQLLREFKKWVEVVPLKKVTSKDMVEFVKEHIIYRFGVPQTITTDQGTMFISGEFEDFAASMGIKLLNSCPYYAHANGQAEASNKGIIKLIKRKIDEQPRRWHTTLSESLWAYRMACHGATKVSPYHLVYGHEAVLPWDFKIGSKRVMFQDQLTADEYLALTKDELED; this is translated from the exons ATGGATGGATACCCAATGCCAGTAGCCGATTTGCTGGTGGACACTGCTGTAGGGCACAAGGTGATtagttttatggatggtaatgctgggtatAACCAAATATTTATGGCAGAAGAGGATATTCATAAAACAACATTTAGGTGTCCTGGGCATGTCGGCTTGTATGAATGGATTGTGatgacttttgggctgaagAATGCCGGTGCTACGTATCAGAgggccatgaattatatttttcatgaactCATCGGCAAGATTGTGGAGATCTATATTGATGATGTTGTAGTGAAATCAGTAGGATACCAAGAGCATCTGGTCGATTTACACAGAACTCTAGAGTGCACAAGGAAACATGGCTTGAAGATGAAGCCGAACAAGTGTGCTTTTGGGGTATCGGCTGGACAGTTCTTGGGTTTTATAGTTCATGAACGTGGGATTGAAATCAGTCAGAAGACAATTACAGCAATCAACAAGGTGGAGGCCCCAAAGACCAAGGTTGAGCTTCAATCGTTCATCGGCAAGATTAATTTCATCCGGAGGTTTATATCTAACCTGTCTGGAAAAATTCTACTGTTCAGTTCACTGTTGAAGTTGAAGGCCGATCAGGAGTTTGTATGGGGAGAAGAACAGCAGAAGGTGCTGGATGGGATCAAACATTACCTGACAAATCCTCCAGTGCTAGTTCTGCCTCAGAGGCACAAGCCGTTTAAGTTGTATTTATCGGCTGATGAACATGCCATCGGATCGGCCCTTATTCAAGAATTTGAAG AATTTGACTTGAGACATGAATCGGCTAAGGCAGTTAAGGGACAGGTCATGGCTGATTTTGTTGTTCAGCATTGTGGTTCGGAGTCTGCTGTTGTAGATCTCGCTCCTTGGACTCTATTCTTTGATGGTTCTTCTTGTGGAGTTGGATCTGGCATCAGCGTTGTGCTaatatcgcctcggggggcaacttTCAAGTTTTCGTTTCCGATCGAAGCTTCTGCCACCAATAATCAAGCTAAATATCGCGCTATTCTTAAGGGGATTCGGTTGCTCAAGGAGATTAAAGCCGATGTTGTAGAAATATTTGGGGATTCTATGCTGGTGGTTAATCAGTTAATTGGAGAGTATGAATGTAAGGACGACATTCTGAGGATTTATCATGAAGAATGCCTCCAGCTTTTGAGAGAGTTTAAAAAG tgggttGAAGTAGTTCCTTTGAAGAAGGTGACATCTAAGGATATGGTGGAGTTTGTTAAGGAGCATATTATATATCGGTTCGGTGTTCCTCAAACCATTACTACCGATCAGGGAACTATGTTCATATCTGGTGAATTTGAGGATTTTGCCGCTAGCATGGGAATCAAATTGTTGAATTCTTGTCCATATTATGCCCACGCAAATGGCCAGGCAGAAGCATCTAATAAAGGaattatcaagttgatcaaaagaaaGATTGATGAGCAACCAAGACGATGGCATACGACACTCAGTGAGTCTCTATGGGCATATCGGATGGCTTGTCATGGTGCTACCAAGGTGTCCCCGTATCACTTGGTGTATGGACATGAGGCTGTCCTGCCTTGGGACTTCAAGATAGGCTCTAAGCGTGTGATGTTTCAAGATCAGCTGACAGCCGATGAATATTTGGCTCTGACGAAAGATGAGTTGGAAGATTAA
- the LOC112895905 gene encoding uncharacterized protein LOC112895905, whose translation MSVNQSASQPIATNGMVLYQQPPNQIVQHTQQAASANRSMNLAPQQMVSALQPTILVPPQQMPIANQQIDWSSKIAEVIREQFGLRPKQQSAMYRTPYPLAYDQLPFPHKYKAPDFTKFSGQGDVSTVKHVNRFILQCGEVVNQDALKRFRDVKNKCYSLVLSDEQLADVAFQGLLPHIKEKYASQEFDSISQIAHRITGEVRPYEQKRSNFQKKVNLAELADKSDSDEEEKANTSAEWVHGSKKSVSCPFGKKEPEKFGFDVTKADRIFNMLLSEGLIKLKPYHKIPLDEELKNMKYCKWHNATSHNTNECKGFRQQIQLALEQGRLKFEVPKKAMKIDQHPFAVNMVEINEKKGMGKTKVLTSQSAKESRSVDPSAQVLADEVKGKKQQGEAECSAMPQKRVTSRMLLDKF comes from the exons ATGTCAGTTAACCAATCGGCATCACAGCCAATTGCTACAAATGGGATGGTGCTTTACCAACAACCTCCTAACCAGATTGTTCAGCATACACAGCAGGCTGCATCAGCTAATCGGTCAATGAATTTAGCACCGCAACAAATGGTATCGGCATTACAGCCAACAATCCTAGTTCCTCCACAACAAATGCCGATCGCTAATCAACAGATTGATTGGTCCTCCAAAATAGCTGAGGTAATCAGAGAGCAATTTGGTTTAAGGCCAAAGCAGCAATCTGCTATGTACAGGACTCCATATCCACTTGCTTATGATCAGCTCCCGTTCCCTCACAAGTATAAGGCACCAGACTTCACTAAGTTCTCGGGGCAGGGAGATGTTTCCACAGTCAAGCATGTTAATAGGTTCATCTTGCAATGTGGAGAAGTAGTGAATCAAGATGCTTTGAAG AGGTTCAGGGACGTCAAGAATAAATGCTACAGCTTGGTGTTGTCTGATGAACAGTTGGCTGATGTGGCCTTTCAGGGGCTCTTGCCACATATTAAAGAGAAATATGCTTCACAGGAGTTTGATAGCATTAGCCAGATAGCGCATCGGATAACAGGAGAAGTTCGGCCTTATGAGCAGAAAAGAAGTAATTTCCAGAAAAAGGTCAATCTAGCCGAGTTGGCCGATAAGTCCGATTCTGATGAGGAAGAAAAAGCGAACACATCAGCAGAATGGGTCCATGGCAGCAAGAAATCGGTGTCATGTCCATTTGGGAAGAAGGAGCCCGAGAAGTTTGGCTTTGACGTCACAAAAGCCGACAGGATCTTCAATATGCTATTGTCAGAAGGGCTAATCAAGTTAAAGCCTTATCACAAGATCCCACTAGATGAAGAGTTGAAGAATATGaaatattgcaagtggcacaaCGCAACCTCTCATAACACCAATGAATGCAAAGGTTTCCGCCAGCAAATACAGTTGGCTCTTGAACAAGGGAGGCTCAAGTTTGAAGTCCCCAAGAAAGCGATGAAGATTGATCAACACCCGTTCGCTGTGAATATGGTGGAAATCAATGAAAAGAAAGGTATGGGCAAGACCAAGGTCTTGACGTCACAATCGGCCAAAGAATCTAGGAGTGTTGATCCTAGTGCACAGGTATTGGCCGATGAGGTTAAGGGAAAGAAACAGCAAGGAGAAGCTGAATGCTCCGCAATGCCACAGAAGAGAGTCACATCTCGGATGCTGTTGGATAAATTCTAG